One Miscanthus floridulus cultivar M001 unplaced genomic scaffold, ASM1932011v1 fs_72_2_3, whole genome shotgun sequence DNA window includes the following coding sequences:
- the LOC136532854 gene encoding uncharacterized protein isoform X2 encodes MCSTLLLLVEAWWAWQSLVHCVANMPLTKHLKTAIIDSNPALKSRGYLDKNSTPDSRVSTVTPATISFFRDIGAWEHVQQQRHAFFGKMQVWDYTGLGYTRYNARDVGKEYLGCVVENKVLCNSLLLRLKEELDDIENVIYPTRLVSLTFPLKSRQAGMKPASSEPLSIGHTTEELHRSNLVKLDLSDGRMLYSKLVIGADGSKSNVRQIAGIKTTGWNYPQSAIICTVEHVVENDCAWQRFLSSGPIALLPIGNNLSNIVWTMSPEESLRHKSMSPEEFVKSVNHALDFGYGPHPRSTALDHYMEQFFSGIGNTATSTKECFEVPPKATGVVSERMAFPLSLMHSHYYVSKRLVLVGDAAHTVHPLAGQGVNLGFGDAAALAKVIAEGVSVGSDVGDLTLLQRYEKDRKAANVAMTAVLDGFQKMYSVDFGPLNIVRAAAFHGAQYISPLKKSIISYAMGDKKWPLFP; translated from the exons CCAATATGCCATTAACAAAACATCTTAAAACTGCTATTATCGATAGCAATCCAGCGTTGAAGTCAAGAGGTTACCTGGATAAAAACAGTACACCCGATTCTAGGGTCAGTACTGTTACCCCTGCAACCATTTCCTTCTTCAGAG ATATTGGCGCCTGGGAGCATGTTCAACAGCAAAGACATGCTTTCTTTGGTAAAATGCAG GTGTGGGATTACACTGGGCTTGGATACACGAGATATAATGCAAGAGATGTGGGCAAAGAATACCTTGG ATGTGTGGTGGAGAACAAAGTGCTTTGCAACTCGCTGCTCTTACGTTTAAAG GAAGAATTGGATGATATTGAAAATGTGATATATCCTACCAGATTGGTGTCTCTTACTTTCCCGTTGAAGAGCAGACAAGCAGGAATGAAACCAGCATCAAGTGAACCATTATCTATTGGTCATACTACAGAAGAGTTACATCGCAGTAATTTAGTTAAACTTGACCTCAGTGATGGACGGATGTTATATTCCAAATTGGTG ATAGGAGCTGATGGTTCAAAGTCCAATGTTAGACAGATTGCAGGCATAAAAACAACTGGGTGGAATTATCCGCAAAGTGCAATTATCTGTACAGTAGAGCATGTTGTGGAAAATGATTGTGCATGGCAGAGGTTTCTCTCTTCTGGTCCAATTGCGCTACTTCCGATAGGCAACAACTTGAGCAACATTGTATGGACAATGAGCCCAGAGGAGTCACTGCGCCATAAGTCAATGAGCCCCGAAGAGTTTGTGAAGTCGGTGAACCACGCATTGGATTTTGGTTATGGGCCACATCCTCGCTCTACTGCTCTTGACCATTACATGGAACAGTTCTTTTCTGGCATTGGGAACACTGCAACATCTACAAAGGAATGCTTTGAAGTACCACCAAAAGCAACCGGTGTAGTTTCTGAGAGAATGGCATTTCCATTGTCATTGATGCATTCCCATTATTATGTTTCCAAAAGGCTAGTATTAGTTGGAGATGCTGCTCATACTGTCCACCCCTTAGCCGGTCAAGGCGTCAACTTGGGCTTTGGTGATGCTGCTGCTTTAGCAAAAGTTATTGCTGAAGGAGTTTCTGTGGGCTCAGATGTTGGGGAC CTGACTTTGCTACAACGATATGAGAAGGACCGGAAGGCTGCCAATGTGGCGATGACAGCAGTGCTAGATGGTTTCCAGAAGATGTACTCTGTTGATTTTGGGCCCCTTAATATAGTGAGAGCTGCTGCGTTCCACGGTGCTCAGTACATATCACCACTGAAAAAGAGCATCATCTCTTATGCAATGGGTGACAAGAAATGGCCACTATTTCCATGA
- the LOC136532857 gene encoding uncharacterized protein, whose product MSSSSASAVPPEDDVCSVCHDRFRIPCQANCSHWFCGECIIRVWHHGPAVQACKCPICRRLINLLVPAALSEQEDDPQAHRILGEIQHYNCIFGGAPRSLTQRLQDLPFFIRRLFRELMDPQRTLPLVFRARMMMMVALSAIYVLSPVDILPESVLGLFGFVDDLLILLIVFLHLAAVYRSLLLYRHGGQ is encoded by the exons ATGAGCTCCTCCTCGGCGTCGGCCGTGCCGCCGGAGGACGACGTCTGCTCCGTCTGCCACGACCGCTTCCGGATCCCGTGCCAGGCGAACTGCTCCCATTGGTTCTGTG GAGAGTGCATCATCCGTGTTTGGCATCATGGACCTGCTGTACAGGCTTGCAAGTGTCCCATTTGTCGCCGCCTTATAAATTTACTGGTGCCTGCTGCTTTATCAGAGCAGGAGGATGATCCACAAGCTCATCGTATTTTAGGAGAGATTCAGCACTACAACTGTATATTTGGTGGAGCACCACGCAGCCTGACTCAG AGGTTGCAAGACCTACCCTTCTTCATCCGAAGACTGTTCAGAGAACTAATGGATCCCCAGCGGACTCTCCCACTTGTGTTCAGGGCGCGGATGATGATGATG GTCGCACTGAGTGCAATTTATGTGCTAAGCCCTGTCGACATTCTTCCCGAAA GTGTGCTGGGGCTGTTTGGATTcgtcgatgacctgctcatcctGCTGATCGTGTTCCTCCACCTCGCTGCCGTTTACCGGTCGTTGCTCCTGTACCGCCACGGGGGGCAGTAG
- the LOC136532855 gene encoding uncharacterized protein isoform X2, giving the protein MYDFDVIDGSRNNSRMLARSPALPLVTAETPAFGCFITARNVSSAPAVKLSDNNCGGRLNVLQQNIELGKSRREWRTLSADQAQASVVDVNEECKQVLTSLDFSSEDAEKMLKKAFGWIHSPYWSEERKKEVPNAEVVTGVLNYIRSLGLSDEDLHKLLKKFPEVLGCDLDSEVKLNVSKLDNDWGINGKTLRSLLLRNPKVLGYNIDCRGDCMAQCTRCWVRF; this is encoded by the exons ATGTACGATTTCGATGTAATTGATGGAAGCCGAAACAATTCTAG GATGTTGGCCAGATCACCAGCACTGCCTTTGGTGACTGCTGAAACTCCTGCATTTGGCTGCTTTATTACAGCT CGCAATGTCTCGAGTGCGCCGGCTGTGAAGCTTTCAGATAACAATTGCGGAGGAAGATTGAATGTCCTGCAGCAAAACATCGAGCTTGGGAAAAGCCGTCGGGAATGGCGGACGCTATCAGCCGACCAAGCACAAGCTTCTGTCGTGGATGTCAATGAGGAGTGCAAACAAGTCCTCACTTCATTGGATTTCTCCAGCGAAGACGCCGAGAAGATGCTGAAGAAGGCGTTTGGATGGATCCACTCGCCGTATTGGAGCGAAGAGAGAAAGAAGGAGGTTCCAAATGCCGAGGTCGTGACTGGAGTGTTGAACTACATCAGGAGCCTTGGGCTATCGGACGAAGACCTTCACAAGTTGCTGAAGAAGTTTCCGGAGGTTCTTGGGTGTGACCTTGACAGCGAGGTGAAGCTGAATGTGAGCAAGCTGGACAATGACTGGGGAATAAATGGGAAGACCCTGCGGAGCCTTCTCCTGAGGAATCCAAAGGTTTTGGGCTACAATATTGACTGCAGAGGGGATTGCATGGCCCA
- the LOC136532855 gene encoding uncharacterized protein isoform X1 has protein sequence MYDFDVIDGSRNNSSFLLLCKMLARSPALPLVTAETPAFGCFITARNVSSAPAVKLSDNNCGGRLNVLQQNIELGKSRREWRTLSADQAQASVVDVNEECKQVLTSLDFSSEDAEKMLKKAFGWIHSPYWSEERKKEVPNAEVVTGVLNYIRSLGLSDEDLHKLLKKFPEVLGCDLDSEVKLNVSKLDNDWGINGKTLRSLLLRNPKVLGYNIDCRGDCMAQCTRCWVRF, from the exons ATGTACGATTTCGATGTAATTGATGGAAGCCGAAACAATTCTAG CTTTCTGCTTCTGTGCAAGATGTTGGCCAGATCACCAGCACTGCCTTTGGTGACTGCTGAAACTCCTGCATTTGGCTGCTTTATTACAGCT CGCAATGTCTCGAGTGCGCCGGCTGTGAAGCTTTCAGATAACAATTGCGGAGGAAGATTGAATGTCCTGCAGCAAAACATCGAGCTTGGGAAAAGCCGTCGGGAATGGCGGACGCTATCAGCCGACCAAGCACAAGCTTCTGTCGTGGATGTCAATGAGGAGTGCAAACAAGTCCTCACTTCATTGGATTTCTCCAGCGAAGACGCCGAGAAGATGCTGAAGAAGGCGTTTGGATGGATCCACTCGCCGTATTGGAGCGAAGAGAGAAAGAAGGAGGTTCCAAATGCCGAGGTCGTGACTGGAGTGTTGAACTACATCAGGAGCCTTGGGCTATCGGACGAAGACCTTCACAAGTTGCTGAAGAAGTTTCCGGAGGTTCTTGGGTGTGACCTTGACAGCGAGGTGAAGCTGAATGTGAGCAAGCTGGACAATGACTGGGGAATAAATGGGAAGACCCTGCGGAGCCTTCTCCTGAGGAATCCAAAGGTTTTGGGCTACAATATTGACTGCAGAGGGGATTGCATGGCCCA
- the LOC136532855 gene encoding uncharacterized protein isoform X3, whose protein sequence is MYDFDVIDGSRNNSRSPALPLVTAETPAFGCFITARNVSSAPAVKLSDNNCGGRLNVLQQNIELGKSRREWRTLSADQAQASVVDVNEECKQVLTSLDFSSEDAEKMLKKAFGWIHSPYWSEERKKEVPNAEVVTGVLNYIRSLGLSDEDLHKLLKKFPEVLGCDLDSEVKLNVSKLDNDWGINGKTLRSLLLRNPKVLGYNIDCRGDCMAQCTRCWVRF, encoded by the exons ATGTACGATTTCGATGTAATTGATGGAAGCCGAAACAATTCTAG ATCACCAGCACTGCCTTTGGTGACTGCTGAAACTCCTGCATTTGGCTGCTTTATTACAGCT CGCAATGTCTCGAGTGCGCCGGCTGTGAAGCTTTCAGATAACAATTGCGGAGGAAGATTGAATGTCCTGCAGCAAAACATCGAGCTTGGGAAAAGCCGTCGGGAATGGCGGACGCTATCAGCCGACCAAGCACAAGCTTCTGTCGTGGATGTCAATGAGGAGTGCAAACAAGTCCTCACTTCATTGGATTTCTCCAGCGAAGACGCCGAGAAGATGCTGAAGAAGGCGTTTGGATGGATCCACTCGCCGTATTGGAGCGAAGAGAGAAAGAAGGAGGTTCCAAATGCCGAGGTCGTGACTGGAGTGTTGAACTACATCAGGAGCCTTGGGCTATCGGACGAAGACCTTCACAAGTTGCTGAAGAAGTTTCCGGAGGTTCTTGGGTGTGACCTTGACAGCGAGGTGAAGCTGAATGTGAGCAAGCTGGACAATGACTGGGGAATAAATGGGAAGACCCTGCGGAGCCTTCTCCTGAGGAATCCAAAGGTTTTGGGCTACAATATTGACTGCAGAGGGGATTGCATGGCCCA
- the LOC136532855 gene encoding uncharacterized protein isoform X4, which yields MLARSPALPLVTAETPAFGCFITARNVSSAPAVKLSDNNCGGRLNVLQQNIELGKSRREWRTLSADQAQASVVDVNEECKQVLTSLDFSSEDAEKMLKKAFGWIHSPYWSEERKKEVPNAEVVTGVLNYIRSLGLSDEDLHKLLKKFPEVLGCDLDSEVKLNVSKLDNDWGINGKTLRSLLLRNPKVLGYNIDCRGDCMAQCTRCWVRF from the exons ATGTTGGCCAGATCACCAGCACTGCCTTTGGTGACTGCTGAAACTCCTGCATTTGGCTGCTTTATTACAGCT CGCAATGTCTCGAGTGCGCCGGCTGTGAAGCTTTCAGATAACAATTGCGGAGGAAGATTGAATGTCCTGCAGCAAAACATCGAGCTTGGGAAAAGCCGTCGGGAATGGCGGACGCTATCAGCCGACCAAGCACAAGCTTCTGTCGTGGATGTCAATGAGGAGTGCAAACAAGTCCTCACTTCATTGGATTTCTCCAGCGAAGACGCCGAGAAGATGCTGAAGAAGGCGTTTGGATGGATCCACTCGCCGTATTGGAGCGAAGAGAGAAAGAAGGAGGTTCCAAATGCCGAGGTCGTGACTGGAGTGTTGAACTACATCAGGAGCCTTGGGCTATCGGACGAAGACCTTCACAAGTTGCTGAAGAAGTTTCCGGAGGTTCTTGGGTGTGACCTTGACAGCGAGGTGAAGCTGAATGTGAGCAAGCTGGACAATGACTGGGGAATAAATGGGAAGACCCTGCGGAGCCTTCTCCTGAGGAATCCAAAGGTTTTGGGCTACAATATTGACTGCAGAGGGGATTGCATGGCCCA